CAAAACATGTGGTGTAGGATGAAGTTGCACGCCTTTCGCTTTAGCGCGGCAGTCTGGTTCATTCCAGTTTGCCAAATTAGTGGGGCGTTTTGCTTTATCCATATCCTGCCTCCCGCTGCTGGGATGTCACAATGTATATATGAACAACTTTCTTATCTCTCAAGAAAAACGTCTATCGACGTACCTTCACAGATGACAGACCGCATGTAGAGGAAGTTTTTCTTTCGAGATAAGCGCAGCGCCTTCTCCAGGACGGTAAACCTACGGATTCTCCTGCAGGAACTCCTGCAGCTTCTCGGCGAACAAGGACTCAAGTCTCGAAGTTCATACTTTTGCTATCTCTAAAAATGTAATACATACATCATTATCCCATTTCAAAAGACAGGAGGCGAAGCTCGAAGGATTACAACAAATCGCACACCAGGAGATGAAGAAGACATGGAAAGCTGGAAAAAGAATTTATGGATACTATGGTTCGGCTCATTTATCGTTTCATCAAGCTTCTCGATGGTCATACCATTTCTCCCGCTTTTTCTGATTGAGCTCGGCGTTACCAAGCATACGGAAATGTGGTCGGGACTGCTGTTCAGTTCCGCTTTTTTTGCGGGCGCCTTGTCCTCTCCCTTCTGGGGAGCCGTCGGGGATAAATATGGACGCAAACCGATGATTATCCGCGCGGGGCTGGTGCTCTTTGTCATCTATATTCTGATGGCGTTCGTCACGAATGAGTATCAGGTGCTGATTCTCCGCCTGCTCCAAGGCCTTCTCTCCGGCTTTATCCCGGGTGCAATCGCCATTGTAGGCACCAATACCCCCGAGAAAAAGGTCGGCTACGCACTCTCCATGATGTCCACCGCAACCGCAACCGGCGGCATCATGGGCCCGATGATCGGAGGCACCCTGGCCTCCCTGTTCAGCAACCGAATGGCATTCGGATTGGCAGGGATGCTGTGCTTCGCAGCCACGCTGCTTGTCATTTTCTGGGTCAAGGAAGAGAAATTCGTACCCAGCAAAGAGCGCGTCTCCGTCATAAACACGTTTAAGGTCGCCGGACATAACAAGGCGCTGATGACCGTGCTCATGCTTACGGTGCTGACGCAGTTTTCCGTCATGACGATCGAGCCCGTACTGCCGCTGTATATCGCTCAAATCGGCGGCTCTTCATCACATACCTCGATGATTGCCGGCTTTGTGTTCTCCATCGTCGGGATCGCCAGCATCCTGTTTGCGGCCCGCTGGGGACGCTTATCTGACAAAATCGGATTCCAAAAGGTGCTGCTGATTGGTCTGCTCGCCGGCGGAATCGGATCGCTCGCTCAAATCCTGTTCAGCAACATTTGGGCATTCTCGGCCATCCGCTTTGCTTACGGCGCCTTCTTCTGTGCCGTATTCCCGGCACTCAACGGCCTTGTTGTCAAACATACGCCAAGCGAATTCCGCGGGCGGGCGTTCAGCCTCAACCAGACAGCCAACCAAATTGGCGGGATGGCCGGACCTCTCGCGGGCGGCATGATCAGCGGCATCTTTAACATTCATTCGGTATTCTTGATGACTGGTGTGTTAATGCTGATTACGACCGCCATTACTTATTGGACAATGCGGCCAACGCGACAGCAGCCTGTTGAAAAAGGATCGCTCTCTTCATAAAATCTCTTTACGATGCGCACGCGGGATGATTTCATATCTCGCGTGCGCATTTCATTACGGATTTAAATTGAATCATCGGGTGTGCTTATATAGTCCAACGTCGTTAACATAATCGCTCGATTGTCTATATACTCCATTACATAATTAATGTCATTGATATTTAATCCTGCTAATAACGGCTTCGCTTACGCATGATTACCTTTCAC
This Paenibacillus sp. JZ16 DNA region includes the following protein-coding sequences:
- a CDS encoding MFS transporter; amino-acid sequence: MESWKKNLWILWFGSFIVSSSFSMVIPFLPLFLIELGVTKHTEMWSGLLFSSAFFAGALSSPFWGAVGDKYGRKPMIIRAGLVLFVIYILMAFVTNEYQVLILRLLQGLLSGFIPGAIAIVGTNTPEKKVGYALSMMSTATATGGIMGPMIGGTLASLFSNRMAFGLAGMLCFAATLLVIFWVKEEKFVPSKERVSVINTFKVAGHNKALMTVLMLTVLTQFSVMTIEPVLPLYIAQIGGSSSHTSMIAGFVFSIVGIASILFAARWGRLSDKIGFQKVLLIGLLAGGIGSLAQILFSNIWAFSAIRFAYGAFFCAVFPALNGLVVKHTPSEFRGRAFSLNQTANQIGGMAGPLAGGMISGIFNIHSVFLMTGVLMLITTAITYWTMRPTRQQPVEKGSLSS